Proteins encoded within one genomic window of Bombus vancouverensis nearcticus chromosome 4, iyBomVanc1_principal, whole genome shotgun sequence:
- the FRG1 gene encoding FSHD region gene 1 produces MSEYDKVRTGKLVLKGEKKRTKKRKLKKQEKGHIITSEDKDTISHGGWWKATQVSEVTGTVAIEFGNHIYMKALDNGLFTLGAPHNEGEGPLPEEILTAFPISETKVALKSGYGKYLGIDKKGVVIGRSDAVGMIEQWEPIFQDNKLAILNSNDCFISVTDEDDIICQKRTAGSSEFCTIRSITQKAQDPNKDIPKEEQGSLHDVEVNYVRKFQKFQDKKLRISKEDSSKLEKAKREGTLHEALLDRRSKMKADRYCK; encoded by the exons ATGTCGGAATATGATAAAGTGAGAACTGGAAAACTTGTTTTGAAAGGTGAAAAAAAAAG AACGAAAAAGAGGAAGTTGAAAAAACAAGAGAAAGGACATATTATAACCTCAGAAGATAAAGATACTATAAGTCatg GTGGTTGGTGGAAAGCTACACAAGTATCAGAAGTTACAGGAACAGTAGCGATTGAATTTGGAAATCATATCTACATGAAAGCATTAGATAATGGATTATTTACCTTAGGTGCACCTCATAATGAAGGTGAAGGGCCTTTACCAGAAGAGATTCTAACAGCTTTTCCAATAAGTGAAACTAAAGTTGCATTGAAATCTGGTTATGGAAAATACTTAGGTATTGATAAAAAAGGCGTTGTCATTGGAAGAAGTGATGCAGTAGGCATGATTGAACAGTGGGAACCAATATTTCAg GATAACAAGCTTGCTATTTTAAATAGCAACGATTGTTTCATATCAGTTACAGATGAAGATGACATTATTTGTCAGAAAAGGACCGCTGGATCTTCTGAGTTTTGTACTATAAGAAGTATAACTCAAAAAGCTCAAGATCCAAATAAGGATATTCCCAAAGAGGAACAGGGTTCTCTTCATGATGTTGAAGTGAATTATGT GAGAAAGTTCCAGAAATTCCAGGACAAAAAATTAAGAATAAGTAAAGAGGATAGTTCTAAACTAGAGAAAGCAAAACGAGAAGGAACTTTACATGAAGCTTTATTGGATAGAAGAAGCAAGATGAAGGCAGATcgatattgtaaataa
- the Shc gene encoding SHC-adaptor protein — MATGGSSFISKPARGWLHPDHLVSKEGITYTVKYIGCLEVYTSMKSLDFETRSCVAKECINRVCEAAGLKSADKKRRVDRKVLRAIADKPRMEHTGATINLTISSCSLALTNIETGHTIAKHEMPRISFASGGDTEILDFVAYVAKNMQEWRACYVLECGGGLAQDVISTIGQAFELRFKEFLTKPASLHPMLNGMREADRDYYNDLPGKVPPDIGPPPVPPLPISASTLPNLKHHHSTQNHVSRSNVQNSALHDTFSINSDRHHQQWPESDNLIDLNSDGTSTNFNIPPEHNYVNDSVIAATRESHRDQTSLFDVFDMQPFSSAISDLNRLSPHSQKQQLKQEIWFHGSVSRAEAESMLTRDGDFLVRESQGSPGQYVLTGMNNGTPKHLLLIDPEGVVRTKDRVFDSVSHLVNHHCDNVLPIISADSVLVLRYPIPRRANN, encoded by the exons ATGGCAACTGGAGGTAGTAGTTTTATAAGTAAACCAGCCAGAGGATGGTTACACCCTGATCATTTAGTGAGCAAAGAAGGAATTACCTATACTGTTAAA TATATAGGATGTCTTGAAGTATACACATCTATGAAAAGCTTAGATTTTGAAACAAGATCATGTGTTGCCAA aGAATGTATAAACAGAGTTTGTGAAGCAGCTGGTTTAAAATCTGCAGATAAAAAGAGAAGg GTGGATAGGAAAGTGTTAAGAGCAATAGCAGATAAACCTCGCATGGAGCATACAGGTGCTACGATAAATTTAACTATTAGTAGCTGTAGCTTAGCTTTGACTAACATAGAGACTGGACATACTATTGCCAAACATGAAATGCCACGTATATCTTTTGCTTCAGGTGGAGATACG gaaATATTAGACTTTGTAGCATATGTTGCTAAAAATATGCAAGAATGGCGTGCTTGTTATGTATTAGAGTGTGGAGGAGGACTTGCACAAGATGTCATATCTACTATTGGACAAGCTTTTGAATTACGATTTAAAGAATTTCTTACAAAACCAGCTTCATTACA CCCTATGTTAAATGGCATGCGAGAAGCAGATAGAGATTATTATAATGATCTACCAGGGAAAGTACCACCTGATATTGGCCCTCCACCAGTTCCACCATTACCAATTTCGGCATCAACACTACCTAATTTAAAACATCATCATTCTACTCAAAATCATGTGTCACGTAGCAATGTACAAAATTCTGCTTTACATGACACATTTTCCATAAATTCTGATAGACATCATCAACAATGGCCAG AAAGTGATAACTTAATTGACTTGAATTCTGATGGAACATCAACGAATTTCAATATTCCTCCTGAACATAACTATGTAAATGACAGTGTCATAGCAGCTACAAGAGAAAGTCATCGTGACCAAACATCACTTTTTGATGTGTTTGATATGC agCCATTTAGTTCTGCGATATCAGATTTGAATAGATTAAGCCCCCATTCTCAAAAGCAACAATTAAAACAAGAGATATGGTTCCATGGTAGTGTTAGTCGTGCTGAAGCAGAATCAATGTTAACGAGG GATGGTGACTTTTTGGTTCGAGAATCTCAAGGCTCGCCTGGACAATATGTCCTTACTGGTATGAACAATGGTACTCCTAAACATTTACTGTTAATTGATCCGGAAGGCGTA GTTCGCACAAAAGACCGCGTTTTCGATAGCGTTAGCCATTTAGTAAATCATCATTGTGACAATGTGTTACCAATTATATCAGCAGACAGTGTTTTAGTACTTCGGTATCCAATCCCCAGACGTGCAAATAATTGA